The Vitis vinifera cultivar Pinot Noir 40024 chromosome 1, ASM3070453v1 DNA segment CTTTTCCTTGTTTGGGATTAGTTTGGGTGATCCATTTTTCAAGAAGACCGACTTTATTCAGTTCTCATGGGTCTTTTGTTGGGAAGAACTGGAAAAGAGTGTGGACAACTGCccttttgtgtttattttggactATTTGGAAGGAAACAAATTGGAAGacatttgaaaatgtgaagCAATCAGAGCAAGTGCTCAaattctcttttatatataatttcttgGATTGTGTTAAACATTGTATGGATGATGTGCCATTGTCTATggtagattttgttgattggttgggttctaagTAGGGGGAGGGAGtgttttgtttctctctttGTATGGTGCTCTCTCTATACTTTTTGCGTACTTTGGTGTGCATTTTCTAAGGCACTTCttgctaatatatatatatatatatatattgtttgctTATGAAAAATGATGTGTGTACCAAATCGTTTAGACATGTTAAATCATCAGCATTGAAAGATCAGAACAACATTACTTTGCATCAAGTTGACTCAACATAAATACACAGTTTGATGTTCAAGCATACTTATTTTTCCACTTCTTTGTCTCTCTGCTTTTTGCCTACGGGTACTGCAGCTTAGCTCCTCTAACAGTTGTATCATGAGCAGTTGCGTGAAGCCATTATCACCAAGCAAGACAAGTCCAGTGGTTCTCCTCCATGGTTTTGACAGGTTTGTATTGCAATTCTACTATTGATTAGGAAGTCTTGTTGGTTCCTAAATTTGTAAGGTTCATTTCATCTTATTCTTCAGCTCCTGTTTAGAATGGAGATACACATATCCGCTGCTCGAGGAGGCTGGTTTAGAGACATGGGCTGTTGACATTCTTGGTTGGGGCTTCTCTGATTTAGGTTTGTTTTATAATGCCTTGGCTCGTATTCTTTGAGTTAATGCTTTCCCATATATATggtttttgtgtgtgtgtgtgtgtgtgttttggttttatttttatttatttatttttaatcttgttctcttttccttttttatgcatgttttagaaAGGCTTCCATCTTGTGACGTGGCAACTAAGCGTGATCACTTTTATCAGGTACTTAGCCTTTTGTTGtttaaaaattccttttttagcCTTTTGTCGTTTAAAAATTCCTTTTACTCTTTGCATGTGGATATGAAGGAAGGCCTTTAATCAAGTTCCATTAAAtactgaaatatttttttaacaacataagGTGATGCCCTGTGCTTTATGTGCTTATTGAGCCTATTCGATGGGCTGCATTTTGGAGAACTGTTAATGCCATCcattataatttttcatataaatgacAGAGTACAGGAACAACCAATTGGATGGTAGATTTTGCGGCTAATTGGCTTTTCATTGGCATAAAGAAGCTATTCCTGCCATCCATGGTTGCACCCTGTTCTCAACTTCATCATCCACTTAGCTGAACTGAATTGGACTGTTCAATATCTAACTTCAGCTTTGGAAGTCCCACATCAAAAGGCCAATGATATTGGTTGGACCAAGCCTTGGTGCTGCAGTTGCAATTGACTTTACAGCTAACCATCCAGAAGCTGTAAGTATTTCTCTGTTAGTTGTTATGATCATGTATTAATTCTATCTGAAGACAAATTGCAAGTTACATTTTGACATAAATTGCCTGCAATGCTTTTGATGTTCTATgaaatatcataatataatcgttcctgtttttctttttcaggtTGATAAGCTGGTCTTAATTGATGCAAGTGTATATACAGAAGGCACGGGAAACCTAATGAAGTTACCCAGGGCGGTTGCCTATGCTGGGGTGAGTGTTCAATCACCCATAGTTCTTGAGATATATGTATTGGTAACTTTTAGCATCAATACTAAACCACGAGGTTCCTATTGCAGGTCTATATATTGAAGAGCATTCCTCTGCGCTTTTATGCAAATGTTTTGGCTTTCAAGAGTATATCATTCACTAGAAGCTCAGACTGGACAAAAGTGAGTGTTCCCCACCATAGTCAGAACcaacaaaaattaatttcaaattgatCTCTCTGAATTGTGTGATATCCacaaaattttgggattttgcAAGGGAAGGTTGTATCTAATGCCATTATTTTCCCTGTATTCCTATATAGGTGGGCCGCCTACATTGTCTATATCCCTGGTGGGAGGATGCAACTGTGAATTTTATGATTAGTGGGGGTTATAATGTTAGTTCTCAGATACAACAGGTATGCAGGAAATGCTTTTGTCATTTAAGCATCTAATTGTGAGATGTCATTGCATTCTACGAACAGGAAAGAGATTCAGGATGAAGAAGTCGTTTTGCATGCATGATAGCTGTGGTGCATATTATGGATGAAGTTATACATCTGATGGATTCACTGCCACCATCCTTAGAGAAGTAGATCATGCTAGGCTGGACTATGATCATTTATCTGAAAGATAGTTAATTTCTCTTTAATGTCTACTTAGATGTCTTTTTCTTGCATGGCTGTTACAGCTTTTTGCCCATCCATAAGAATTGAAGCTGATTGGCTTGTTAGGAAGCCTGCTATTGACACAAGTTTCTTGGAAAATCACCTTtaccaaaataatttccaagctAGTGCCTATGAACCATAGGCTAGATTTTTCTTGTTAGAATCCTTTTTATTTGCTCAAAAACTTGGGTATGTGCTATTGCTCATTGTGCTCTACAGGTAAAGAAGAAGACACTTATCATATGGGGTGAGGATGACCAGATAATCAGCAACAAGCTTGCTGTGGTTAGTACATTTGCTGAGTTTTATACATCATATCCAAGTCTATAAAAGACCAATTTCAATAACTTGTAAAACATGCTCACAAAAAAAATATCCTTGACATTTGAGGAGAAAACTCCAgtggaaaattttcttttacttgcTTAATTGATTCAACCTTCTGTGACTAATTTTTATGCTATGTGTCCATTTATAGATTCAGTTGGAACAATGACTTATGTGACCCTTAAACTTGTATAATGCAGAGGTTAC contains these protein-coding regions:
- the LOC100254284 gene encoding alpha/beta hydrolase domain-containing protein VTE7, translating into MFTLVAGSVPAGLGATAKCGSLWQFRATADVFPSFIPKEVERIKDPFARKLATRIERLPVQLSSSNSCIMSSCVKPLSPSKTSPVVLLHGFDSSCLEWRYTYPLLEEAGLETWAVDILGWGFSDLERLPSCDVATKRDHFYQLWKSHIKRPMILVGPSLGAAVAIDFTANHPEAVDKLVLIDASVYTEGTGNLMKLPRAVAYAGVYILKSIPLRFYANVLAFKSISFTRSSDWTKVGRLHCLYPWWEDATVNFMISGGYNVSSQIQQVKKKTLIIWGEDDQIISNKLAVRLHCELPNAIISQIPDCGHLPHVEKPHSVSKLIMEFVQEDSYKEAQCISQY